Proteins encoded within one genomic window of Candidatus Poribacteria bacterium:
- the nadE gene encoding NAD(+) synthase, whose amino-acid sequence MKAVLATCNLNQWSLDFEGNTARIIESIEIAKASGARYRLGPELEITGYSCEDHFLELDTLQHSWESLACILKGGHTDGILCDIGMPIMHKNVRYNCRVFVLDGKLLLIRPKMILASDGNYREARWFTAWERGWTTEDYTLPYEIAELTGQRKVPIGIAAIATTDTLLAAETCEELFVPMSPHIHFGNAGVEIIANGSGSHHELRKLDTRIALIRNASAKSGGVYLYANQQGCDGGRLYFDGCALIAQNGEILAQGSQFSLKDVEVVTATVNLHDVRAYRGAKASRAVQASKTEQLPQIDVDFALNPPQSEGMPRATPKIEPHPYHIPEEEIALGPACWLWDYLRRSGAAGFFIPLSGGADSGAVATIVGSMCQLVAKAIREKNESVTRDVSRWLEAGETPDVLTDPCVLANRLLYTCYIGTENSSRDTQKRAKQLAEQIGAYHLNINMDGLVNALQTLFTRITQKTPRFKVEGGSYRENQALQNIQARLRMVLSYLFAQMMPWVRHREGTLLVLGTGNVDEALRGYLTKYDCSSGDINPIGGISKHDLRRFLNWAKDNLGYTTLSEIVDAPPTAELEPITETYTQIDEDDMGMTYAELSRFGRLRKMEQCGPVSMFEKLVQEWDHLPPHEVAEKVKRFFRYYAINRHKMTTLTPSYHAESYSPDDNRFDLRQFLYNVQWTWQFRHIDARVKKLEAEM is encoded by the coding sequence ATGAAAGCAGTCCTTGCCACGTGTAACCTGAACCAATGGAGCCTTGACTTTGAAGGCAATACCGCCCGTATCATTGAATCCATAGAGATAGCGAAAGCGAGCGGTGCAAGGTACCGATTGGGACCGGAACTGGAAATCACAGGATACTCTTGCGAAGACCATTTTCTGGAGTTAGACACACTTCAGCACAGCTGGGAATCGTTGGCGTGTATTCTCAAAGGCGGACACACAGATGGCATTCTGTGCGACATCGGGATGCCTATCATGCACAAAAACGTCCGGTATAACTGTCGGGTTTTTGTGTTAGATGGCAAACTGCTGTTAATCCGACCGAAGATGATACTCGCAAGCGATGGCAACTACCGAGAGGCGCGCTGGTTTACTGCATGGGAACGCGGTTGGACAACCGAAGATTATACGCTGCCATACGAAATTGCCGAACTGACTGGACAACGGAAAGTGCCTATCGGTATTGCAGCGATTGCCACCACAGACACACTCTTGGCAGCTGAAACCTGTGAGGAGCTCTTCGTCCCGATGAGTCCTCATATCCATTTTGGGAACGCTGGTGTCGAAATCATAGCGAACGGGTCAGGCTCACATCACGAGTTACGGAAATTGGACACGCGCATTGCACTCATTCGGAACGCCAGTGCCAAAAGCGGTGGGGTCTACCTTTATGCAAACCAACAAGGGTGTGACGGCGGCAGGCTCTATTTCGACGGCTGCGCACTGATTGCACAAAACGGTGAAATCTTGGCACAAGGTTCCCAGTTCTCACTCAAAGATGTCGAGGTTGTCACTGCTACAGTGAATCTGCACGATGTCCGGGCATATCGCGGTGCAAAGGCGAGTCGAGCTGTACAGGCAAGTAAAACGGAACAACTTCCACAGATAGATGTTGATTTTGCGCTCAATCCCCCGCAGTCGGAAGGCATGCCGAGAGCGACACCAAAGATTGAACCGCACCCTTATCACATCCCTGAAGAAGAAATTGCTCTCGGTCCCGCTTGTTGGCTTTGGGACTACCTGCGGAGATCGGGTGCTGCGGGGTTCTTTATTCCCCTCTCTGGGGGTGCGGACAGCGGTGCCGTCGCAACAATCGTCGGTTCAATGTGCCAACTTGTCGCTAAAGCCATCCGCGAAAAGAATGAATCGGTTACGCGTGATGTCAGTCGATGGTTAGAGGCGGGTGAAACCCCTGATGTCCTCACAGATCCGTGTGTACTTGCGAATCGTTTGCTATATACATGTTACATCGGCACAGAGAATAGTTCCCGTGACACACAGAAACGAGCGAAACAACTCGCTGAGCAAATCGGAGCATATCACCTAAACATCAATATGGATGGGCTTGTGAACGCGTTGCAAACCCTTTTTACCCGCATTACACAGAAAACGCCTCGCTTCAAAGTGGAGGGTGGATCGTATAGAGAAAATCAGGCACTCCAGAACATACAGGCACGACTACGAATGGTGCTCAGTTACCTCTTCGCTCAGATGATGCCGTGGGTGCGGCACCGTGAAGGCACCCTCCTCGTTTTAGGCACGGGTAACGTTGACGAAGCACTCCGTGGCTACCTCACAAAATATGATTGCAGTAGCGGCGACATCAACCCAATTGGTGGGATTAGTAAACACGACCTACGCAGGTTCCTTAACTGGGCTAAGGACAACCTCGGCTATACGACACTCTCGGAAATTGTTGACGCGCCGCCGACAGCAGAATTGGAACCGATAACCGAAACCTACACGCAAATTGATGAAGATGACATGGGAATGACCTACGCCGAATTGAGCCGTTTCGGGCGACTCCGAAAAATGGAGCAGTGCGGTCCCGTCAGCATGTTTGAGAAATTAGTGCAAGAATGGGATCATCTGCCCCCGCATGAAGTTGCTGAGAAGGTAAAACGGTTCTTTAGATATTATGCCATCAATCGGCACAAAATGACAACACTAACCCCGTCCTACCACGCTGAATCTTATTCGCCAGATGACAACCGTTTCGACCTGCGACAATTCCTCTATAACGTCCAATGGACCTGGCAGTTCCGTCACATCGATGCCCGTGTTAAGAAACTGGAGGCGGAGATGTGA
- a CDS encoding asparagine synthetase B: MFHIRLIRITFVFILILSCFGVNVASAQWLLIPMEIGAQTNHLKAYGLTYWALEVPREYRCYWWLNYRGGAFVLPDSQDVRLQATLMGVRFEPINHADYTSIKESVLESSNMDEILLEKAPKIAVYAPSEASPYRDPWDDAVKIALDYAQIPYDEIWDKEVQSGILELGEYDWLHLHHEDFTGQHGKFHASFSSQVWYQQRMLMFEKAATEAGFKRVARHKGQTAQMIADYIANGGFIFAMCSAPETLDIALATHGGAIDIVAPELDGTPIEADTDAKLDFQRTLAFENFNLYTNPYRYEFSDIDNPNPDRDAQSGVEDFKLFEFAAKHDPIPTMLTQNHVSVVPGFLGQTTSFNMNRIRGSITILGEVEGSNYAKYIHGKLGKGTFTFLGGHDPEDYRHLVGEGKIPTNLDLHKHSPGYRLILNNILFPAARKKPQKT, translated from the coding sequence ATGTTCCATATTCGACTTATCCGTATTACCTTCGTTTTCATACTGATACTCTCCTGCTTCGGCGTGAACGTCGCCAGCGCGCAATGGCTCTTGATACCGATGGAGATCGGTGCACAAACCAATCATCTGAAGGCTTATGGCTTGACGTACTGGGCATTAGAGGTTCCGCGCGAGTACCGGTGTTATTGGTGGCTCAATTACCGCGGTGGTGCGTTCGTTCTGCCGGATTCACAAGATGTACGACTGCAAGCGACATTAATGGGTGTCCGTTTTGAACCGATAAACCACGCTGACTATACCAGTATAAAGGAATCCGTCCTCGAAAGTAGCAACATGGACGAGATTCTGTTAGAAAAGGCACCGAAGATCGCCGTATACGCGCCATCAGAAGCGTCGCCCTACCGAGACCCTTGGGACGATGCGGTCAAAATCGCACTGGACTACGCACAGATCCCTTACGACGAAATCTGGGATAAAGAGGTCCAAAGCGGGATACTGGAACTCGGTGAGTACGACTGGCTGCACCTCCACCACGAAGACTTCACGGGACAGCACGGTAAATTCCACGCCTCGTTTTCATCTCAGGTTTGGTACCAGCAGCGGATGCTGATGTTCGAGAAAGCCGCCACGGAAGCCGGATTTAAGCGGGTCGCACGACATAAAGGGCAGACAGCGCAAATGATTGCTGACTATATCGCCAACGGTGGGTTCATCTTCGCAATGTGTTCAGCCCCAGAAACACTCGACATCGCATTGGCGACACACGGTGGGGCAATCGACATCGTCGCTCCGGAATTGGATGGCACACCGATTGAAGCAGATACTGACGCGAAACTTGACTTTCAGCGCACCTTGGCATTTGAAAATTTCAATCTCTATACGAATCCGTACCGTTACGAATTCTCGGACATAGACAATCCGAACCCAGATCGAGACGCACAGAGCGGGGTTGAAGATTTCAAACTCTTTGAATTTGCCGCAAAGCACGATCCGATCCCGACGATGCTCACGCAAAACCATGTCAGTGTTGTACCGGGCTTTCTTGGGCAGACGACATCGTTTAACATGAACAGGATTCGAGGTTCCATCACGATTTTAGGGGAGGTAGAAGGCAGTAATTATGCCAAATATATCCACGGTAAACTGGGAAAAGGCACCTTTACGTTCCTCGGTGGACACGATCCTGAAGACTATCGCCATCTTGTCGGAGAGGGAAAAATTCCGACGAACCTTGACCTGCATAAACACTCACCCGGTTACAGATTGATACTGAACAATATCCTGTTTCCAGCTGCCCGCAAGAAACCGCAGAAAACGTAG
- a CDS encoding DUF1080 domain-containing protein, producing MKSGLTLFVMCISVYFASSATAGEHVWTFDNNAADWTPANGTWEVEEGVYKQTTRWGEAQKALVDGMEWTDHTLEAKVRVDDGHWGGIVFRAQNEFEYYVYLICPKENKSELWRHRRSTAFKDGFEARDEIEHDIEPIGLTITRNEWFTLRVAVEGSRIAVAINGIEQGVFFDGTYPIGKVGVWTWDTQASFDDVSVKGDTTTSLTEIEPQGKLAMSWAALKRR from the coding sequence ATGAAAAGCGGACTCACACTCTTTGTGATGTGCATCAGTGTCTATTTTGCTTCCTCTGCGACTGCTGGTGAGCACGTTTGGACGTTTGACAACAATGCCGCCGATTGGACCCCCGCGAATGGTACTTGGGAAGTCGAAGAGGGGGTCTATAAACAGACGACGCGCTGGGGTGAAGCACAGAAAGCGTTGGTTGATGGGATGGAATGGACAGATCACACGCTGGAAGCAAAGGTCCGTGTTGATGACGGACATTGGGGTGGTATCGTTTTTCGGGCGCAAAATGAGTTTGAGTACTATGTGTACCTCATCTGCCCGAAGGAAAACAAATCTGAATTGTGGCGACATCGGCGCAGCACCGCCTTTAAAGACGGGTTTGAGGCACGTGATGAAATTGAACACGACATTGAACCTATCGGGCTTACAATTACTCGCAACGAATGGTTCACACTCCGCGTCGCCGTTGAAGGCAGCCGCATCGCAGTCGCAATTAATGGGATAGAACAGGGTGTCTTTTTTGATGGTACATATCCCATTGGAAAAGTCGGCGTTTGGACGTGGGATACACAAGCCAGCTTTGATGATGTAAGCGTTAAGGGTGACACAACAACTTCCCTCACAGAAATTGAGCCTCAGGGAAAGCTTGCGATGTCGTGGGCAGCCTTGAAAAGACGATAA
- a CDS encoding redoxin domain-containing protein — MSDVGSAAPDFTLTGAVNQEDTEVSLSDYAGKNLVVLFYPLAFSPVCAEQVPDFNDNLAAIRAKGADVIAINRDSTFAHKAWSEDLGGVDFPLLADMNLAVSKEFGMALEEVGITTRGVFIIDKAGKIAFKHVEEAPPDNTLTAEQVLGELDKLQ; from the coding sequence ATGTCAGATGTAGGAAGTGCTGCACCAGATTTCACCTTGACGGGTGCAGTCAATCAAGAAGATACCGAAGTTTCATTGAGCGATTATGCGGGTAAAAACTTAGTTGTTCTTTTCTATCCGCTCGCTTTTTCCCCGGTCTGTGCTGAGCAGGTGCCAGATTTTAATGACAATCTCGCTGCAATTCGGGCGAAAGGTGCTGATGTCATTGCTATCAACCGCGATTCGACATTTGCCCACAAAGCATGGAGCGAGGATCTCGGTGGTGTCGATTTTCCGCTTCTCGCCGATATGAACCTCGCTGTTTCCAAGGAATTCGGCATGGCACTTGAAGAGGTTGGGATTACCACGCGCGGCGTGTTTATTATTGACAAGGCGGGGAAGATTGCCTTTAAACACGTTGAAGAGGCTCCGCCGGATAACACACTGACAGCTGAGCAAGTTCTGGGCGAGTTGGACAAATTACAATAA
- a CDS encoding tetratricopeptide repeat protein, whose amino-acid sequence MARLTKEEIQEDKFVEGILKVYASIKENLRTIIIVVGVVLAAVAGYAAYYQNQENQRAAAAISLREATEAYGTASETLFDAEKLAESEESLKTAQTQLREVFEKHPNTVFSDKARYQYASTLYYQGNYAEARTHFQQIIAEHQPENQIYSLYAQKAIGNTYEQEGDYEKAIAAYQARAFPPTPQLSPEIRKFVLAEAKFNQALVYEKSGDSAAARVAYKEIVDEFRTTLEAGLAQKSLELLGEAKEVIDAIGEPLDTSDAEKLEGEKRYYEAYVAYTDAIRTYKVNKDIQSGLSSELRKKIGSFEKGALAVINSIQNARRADKDGRETSALYSYDVVVELEKLGLSRRLYENALLHYKRLEPAQ is encoded by the coding sequence ATGGCACGACTCACGAAAGAAGAAATCCAAGAAGATAAGTTTGTTGAAGGGATTCTGAAAGTCTACGCGTCCATAAAGGAGAATCTGCGAACCATTATCATTGTTGTAGGCGTAGTACTTGCTGCTGTCGCTGGCTATGCGGCGTATTATCAGAATCAAGAGAACCAACGCGCCGCAGCTGCTATTTCGCTCCGTGAAGCCACCGAGGCTTATGGAACCGCATCGGAAACCCTTTTCGATGCAGAGAAATTAGCGGAGAGTGAAGAATCGCTGAAAACAGCACAGACGCAACTTCGAGAAGTCTTTGAGAAACACCCGAATACGGTTTTTTCGGACAAAGCACGGTATCAGTACGCCAGCACACTCTATTATCAGGGGAACTACGCGGAGGCACGCACGCACTTTCAGCAGATAATTGCAGAGCATCAACCTGAAAATCAGATATATAGTCTATATGCCCAAAAGGCGATAGGTAATACCTACGAACAGGAAGGCGACTACGAAAAAGCCATTGCCGCCTATCAAGCGAGGGCATTCCCTCCCACACCACAACTCTCACCTGAGATTCGGAAATTTGTGCTCGCTGAAGCTAAATTTAATCAAGCACTCGTTTATGAAAAGTCGGGTGATTCGGCTGCAGCAAGGGTAGCCTATAAAGAGATTGTAGACGAATTCCGAACAACACTTGAGGCAGGACTTGCCCAGAAAAGCCTTGAACTACTTGGAGAAGCAAAAGAAGTTATCGATGCCATTGGAGAACCATTAGATACCTCAGATGCAGAAAAACTGGAAGGCGAAAAGCGTTACTATGAGGCTTATGTTGCGTATACCGATGCAATTCGCACCTATAAGGTAAACAAGGACATTCAGAGTGGATTGTCTTCGGAACTCCGAAAAAAAATTGGAAGTTTTGAAAAAGGAGCGTTGGCGGTAATAAATAGTATTCAAAACGCTCGTCGTGCTGACAAGGACGGCAGAGAAACCTCGGCACTGTACAGTTATGATGTGGTTGTTGAACTTGAAAAACTGGGGTTAAGTCGCCGTCTCTATGAGAACGCACTGCTCCACTATAAACGACTTGAACCCGCCCAATAA
- a CDS encoding DPP IV N-terminal domain-containing protein has protein sequence MTPKYSIIRLYAAKAAMFAFLGVLILTLVSFTSLGEAEPTGYFAYAVNGFDENLGRFDWNLYITELSGTKDLKAVSLNHKGMYPSWGPDGDVLYFIQRGKGHADIYSVDPENPKNKKRITPISGTYRFLSVSPNGKKLAFNGYTLDQLPQENQIWVLDVETGEMEVMTQVPHLGWPYSFYGISWSPSGKRLVFSLSRPGWLEHMYLLDVETKEIEVLTELHKDFYPVWSPDGNRILFLRWNREFDTFYTVDVETKAIQPLFDVDKATGYWGDWSPEGDYIVYSRWGSIYLYNFATDETEAIVEVDGSIFVIAWSREGAVLSVEPEEKLVTTWSALKRSADQK, from the coding sequence ATGACACCTAAATATAGCATTATACGTCTTTATGCCGCTAAAGCGGCTATGTTCGCTTTCTTGGGCGTGCTTATTCTAACCCTTGTTTCATTCACCTCACTCGGCGAAGCTGAGCCAACTGGATATTTCGCGTACGCAGTTAATGGGTTTGATGAAAATCTGGGTCGGTTTGATTGGAATCTATATATCACCGAACTCAGTGGCACTAAAGATTTAAAGGCTGTCTCCTTGAATCACAAAGGGATGTACCCATCATGGGGACCCGACGGAGATGTGCTCTATTTCATCCAACGCGGTAAAGGACACGCTGATATCTATTCCGTTGATCCGGAAAATCCAAAAAATAAAAAGCGGATTACGCCGATTTCTGGCACGTATCGATTTCTTTCCGTTTCTCCCAATGGCAAAAAACTCGCTTTCAACGGTTATACCTTAGATCAGTTACCCCAAGAAAACCAGATTTGGGTGCTGGATGTTGAGACCGGAGAAATGGAAGTAATGACGCAAGTACCGCACTTGGGATGGCCGTACTCATTCTATGGAATATCTTGGTCGCCCAGTGGAAAACGGCTTGTCTTCTCGCTGTCCAGACCCGGCTGGTTGGAACACATGTATCTTTTAGACGTTGAAACGAAAGAGATAGAGGTCTTAACCGAACTCCATAAAGATTTTTATCCTGTATGGTCTCCTGATGGTAACCGCATCCTCTTTCTCAGATGGAATAGAGAGTTTGACACGTTTTACACGGTTGACGTTGAAACCAAAGCAATCCAACCCTTGTTTGATGTTGATAAAGCCACTGGCTATTGGGGGGATTGGTCGCCTGAGGGGGACTATATCGTCTATTCTCGATGGGGATCTATCTACCTGTATAACTTCGCAACCGATGAGACCGAGGCAATAGTAGAGGTTGACGGAAGTATCTTCGTCATTGCATGGTCGCGGGAAGGGGCTGTATTGTCGGTCGAACCAGAGGAGAAATTGGTCACGACATGGAGTGCTCTTAAACGTAGCGCTGATCAGAAATAA
- a CDS encoding endonuclease MutS2, whose translation MLANVEQALEYDKIRELLKKYTASQLGTARVDTLMPSYDVDKVRYLLALCSEVKFFHQVYGGIPLNGLRDIRKSLSHASKVGALLDAEELLDVRKVAQIPTDIHRVFEKRDREEFPNLFSIVDALPMFPELVEAIGDCIDAEGNLLDRASPELRAIRRKLSRLREDIHQKLEATLRSPEHQKAIQESVITSRNNRYVIPIKQEARTSFRGVVQGQSTSGATFFVEPLDIVQMNNALHEAAEAEQREIRRILLDLTDRVRDNLHELELSLELLAELDFLNAKARFSLALKAVEPKLNTNGVVKLIEARHPILEFHLQEARKSDTDSEVNTDLPTHVVPTNIHIGKKFKTLVITGPNTGGKTVVLKTVGLLVLMAQSGLHIPAEHGSRIAIFDHVFADIGDDQGIEQSLSTFSSHITKIAEMLRKIEHAEHTLVLLDEIGAGTDPSEGTALGMALLDWLGERQVNTIVTTHYGALKAYAHTQPRMENASMEFDWTTLRPTYRLQVGVPGSSNAIKIASQLGIPSEILDEAQEHLGNNNVAVEDLLVRLQQTQDELETERSLLHDKIQAAETASEKHAQLLQTLESERGTLKQQAENEAREIVSGARRTVEKLVADIRKKQASKASIQNAFSEIETAKKSLEKERPKKQSNQPKFKVDVGDKVRVKKLNRFGEVTAVKSNGRMPLQILVGNMQMQAAYHDIDSVQPKQKSSHLSTSVLDIQYSKANAITDELNLHGMFVKDALDITVKYLDDAVLAGLPSVRILHGKGTGALRKAVHEELHENPLVSKYQIAPLSQGGEGVTIVTFKE comes from the coding sequence GTGTTAGCCAATGTTGAACAAGCGTTAGAATACGATAAAATCCGGGAACTACTGAAAAAGTATACCGCTTCTCAACTGGGGACGGCGCGCGTTGATACGCTTATGCCGTCTTATGACGTTGACAAGGTTCGTTACCTACTCGCGTTGTGCAGTGAAGTTAAATTTTTTCATCAAGTCTACGGTGGAATTCCGCTCAATGGCTTAAGGGATATCCGGAAGTCTCTGAGCCATGCGTCTAAGGTGGGCGCACTCTTAGATGCTGAAGAACTTCTTGATGTCCGAAAGGTTGCACAGATTCCGACAGACATTCACCGTGTCTTTGAGAAACGCGACCGAGAAGAATTTCCGAACCTCTTTTCCATTGTAGATGCGCTCCCAATGTTCCCGGAATTGGTTGAGGCAATTGGCGATTGCATTGATGCTGAAGGTAACTTGCTGGATCGCGCCAGCCCTGAATTACGCGCTATTCGTCGTAAGTTATCACGCCTCCGCGAAGATATACATCAAAAACTGGAAGCGACACTGCGTTCACCAGAGCATCAAAAAGCGATTCAGGAATCGGTCATCACCTCTCGAAACAATCGTTACGTTATCCCAATAAAGCAGGAAGCGCGAACCTCTTTTCGAGGGGTCGTTCAGGGGCAATCCACAAGTGGTGCTACCTTCTTTGTAGAGCCTTTGGATATTGTCCAGATGAACAATGCGCTCCACGAAGCCGCTGAAGCGGAACAACGCGAAATTCGACGCATCCTCCTTGACCTCACCGATCGCGTGCGCGACAACCTACACGAATTGGAACTTTCCCTTGAGTTGTTAGCAGAACTTGATTTTTTAAACGCAAAGGCGCGTTTTAGTCTTGCACTGAAGGCTGTTGAACCTAAATTGAATACCAATGGCGTTGTAAAACTAATTGAAGCGAGACATCCAATACTTGAATTCCACCTTCAGGAGGCTCGTAAATCCGATACAGATTCTGAAGTGAACACAGATCTGCCGACACACGTTGTACCGACGAACATACATATCGGCAAAAAGTTCAAGACACTGGTTATTACCGGTCCAAATACCGGGGGCAAAACAGTTGTTCTCAAAACGGTTGGGCTTTTAGTACTCATGGCACAATCCGGTTTACATATCCCCGCAGAGCATGGGAGCCGAATCGCTATCTTTGACCATGTGTTCGCTGACATCGGGGACGATCAAGGGATAGAACAGAGCTTGAGTACCTTTTCCTCGCATATCACTAAAATTGCGGAGATGCTCCGGAAAATTGAGCATGCTGAGCACACGCTTGTATTGTTGGATGAGATTGGTGCTGGAACGGATCCCAGTGAAGGCACTGCGCTCGGTATGGCACTCCTTGATTGGCTTGGAGAGAGACAAGTTAATACTATCGTCACGACACACTACGGAGCACTCAAGGCGTATGCGCATACACAGCCACGTATGGAAAACGCTTCAATGGAGTTTGATTGGACGACGCTGCGTCCGACATACCGGCTGCAGGTGGGTGTGCCGGGGAGTAGCAATGCCATAAAGATAGCCTCACAATTAGGAATTCCGTCTGAAATTCTTGATGAAGCACAAGAGCACTTAGGTAATAATAATGTTGCTGTTGAAGATCTTCTCGTTCGTTTGCAGCAGACACAAGATGAATTGGAGACAGAACGCTCGCTTCTACACGACAAAATCCAAGCTGCTGAGACAGCTTCTGAGAAACATGCACAACTCCTTCAAACGCTGGAATCGGAACGTGGGACGTTGAAACAGCAGGCTGAGAACGAAGCACGTGAAATCGTTTCCGGCGCGCGGCGAACTGTGGAAAAACTTGTTGCCGATATCCGAAAGAAACAAGCCTCTAAAGCCAGCATTCAAAACGCTTTCTCAGAAATAGAGACTGCCAAAAAGTCGCTTGAGAAAGAACGTCCCAAAAAACAATCCAACCAACCAAAATTTAAAGTTGATGTCGGTGATAAGGTTCGAGTCAAGAAACTAAACCGATTCGGGGAAGTCACCGCTGTTAAATCGAACGGGAGGATGCCACTCCAAATTCTGGTTGGAAATATGCAAATGCAAGCTGCGTATCACGATATTGACTCTGTTCAGCCGAAACAAAAAAGTTCTCATCTCTCAACCTCCGTCCTTGATATTCAATATAGCAAAGCCAACGCAATTACCGATGAACTTAACCTGCACGGGATGTTTGTAAAAGACGCATTGGACATTACCGTCAAATATCTTGATGACGCAGTCCTGGCAGGGTTACCATCGGTTCGCATTCTACACGGAAAAGGAACAGGTGCCTTGCGTAAAGCGGTTCATGAGGAGTTGCATGAAAATCCACTTGTATCCAAATATCAGATCGCACCGCTCAGCCAAGGTGGTGAAGGTGTAACCATCGTCACGTTCAAAGAGTGA